The Kryptolebias marmoratus isolate JLee-2015 linkage group LG21, ASM164957v2, whole genome shotgun sequence genome segment GCTTCTCCACCAGCggacctttttatttaaagtgtttaaaaccaAACGGACCTACTTCTACTTTCTTCTGCTCTGCAGTGAACTCGTCGAGCGGGACGTAGTTATCCTCCAGATTGTTCATGGCGCACTGGTAGGCGTGCTCTTTGATGGCGTCTTTGTACATCTCAAACGTGTTCTCCAGTTTCTCTGCATggttctccttcagctcctcaaTCTGTCGACTTTAAAGGTTTGATCacaacaaactgatctcagaaTGAGTCCAAGATCGACATAACATAACTGAACAAATCTCCATTCATTTAAAAGAGTAGCGCACTTGTGGAGCTCCTCGCTCTCCAGGATCTGCTGCAGCATGGCGTCACCCATTTCTTTCCGTATTTCCATTTCCTGCACCAAGTTTCTCCTTCGCTCAGCGAGGAGTTTGGTTCGTAGATTCTCGATCATATTCAGAAGCTCCTGGGAacgtcaaaaacaaaatgtagtgAAGTACGGGCTTCGTTTAAGAAGTTACAGGTCACCTGAACAACGAGGAAGGGAGGGAGACGGGCCTTCAAGGTGACCAAGAACCTGGTGGTCAGTCTGCAGACCAACGATCAGGTTTATGGTTGTGTGGAAGAGAATTGCATTCTGTGACAGACTGCAGTTTACCAATCATGGAAGAGGAAGGGTGACAAGAGTTACGTTTGTGTGTTGAGAGAGCATagaactttccagaacagtaCTTAGACAGGATATGTTAGAAAGGGGTTAAGACAGGTCCTGGAAAAAAGTGGGTCTGTACTGAGCCGGACTGATCTACAGGCCTGGGCTGGTTTCCTGAGTTATGTAAACTGACCAATCACAaactggtcagaagtatgcaatacacaccaatgtattatgtctgtttaaatacgccCCGTTTCAAAGAAACTTTGGGATCTTTTGTGACAATTAAAGAATCCCCCGAGTTCTGGCACAAGGAGAGATTGTGGCATTCATTTATGTcggtgtaagaactgcctttagatCCCACAGTAGAAACCCTTCAGACTTTAAGGACTCTTAGACTGAAGACCAAAGTTCTCTGATCTGATGAAACCAAGACTGAAGTGAAGTTTTATATTTCAGAGTCTGGAGGAATTCTGAACCTTAAACTCTGTCATACTGAGGCACTGAGTGTAGATTAAAAACTGAGGCTGAAGAACATTGGATGCAGATTTAACAGGAGATCTGATAGAAGCTGTACACTTTGCGGCAGCAGAGACACGTCAGCCTCATCTTcatccagcagctcctcctcagacAGGTAGCTCTCCAACATCTTGTTGTCAATCAGGCCATTCCTCAGGAGCGGCTTCCCGTCTCGACCGAACAGGGAAGGGTTCAGAGACTCCAGGTGCTTGTCTGGAATCACCTGAACCACCTGAAAACAGCAGGATAAAAAATCTTCAGCTCTTTAAGAACCTTTTGGACCAATCGTAGAGGGCTGACACCAACCTGCTTGGCGATGGCGGAGAACTTCATCACGTGGAGCGTCTCATCGTAGGTGGACGCACACTGGTTAATGTTGACGATCATGGAGGCTCCGCCCCTGCCACAGAAGAAGGCCTGGAAGAGCTTGGTCAGCTTGCTCTCTCTAAAAGGAACGTAGCCGTTTTTTGTcctaaacaaaaagcagcaagagAGGCAACGTGTTGCAGCCAGACGAGGAGTGTGAGCGGCCGTTTCATCACTTCCTGTACCTGTCGGCGGTCTGATGGCTGCGGAGGGCCGTGATGCATTTCCCCAGAATGAGGAGGGAGTTGTTGATGTTCCCGGCCTCCTTCAGCCGCTCTCCAAATGTCTTGGCTTTGTGGCACCTCTCTGATCCAGCCAGGTCACACAGGGAGAACCTGAGGAAGGTTTCCACAGAATCCATTATCTTTGTTCGTGGCGGGGGTGGTTATATCAGAGCTACCGTCATATAAGATCACATGAAACTGCACGGGTCAGAGAAGTACAGATCGGAGCTAAATCTCAGATCAACCCTGATCTTTAATAGGAAACGACAGGAAACCTGCCGAGAGGAGGCCAAAGATGAGCCTGATGGAGCTGCGAGAGCACCATCCCCACAGCAAAGCACAGCGGTGGCAGCACCATGATGTGGGGATAtcacctctcatccaaaagCTTCTAGTCCAGGTCAGAGTGTGAAAGCAGCCATCTTTGTTGGCCTCGTTAGGACGGAGGGGCGGGTCAGAGACTCAAACAATCAAATTACTGATCGTTCTAAATTATAAACCTGGAACTAAACCAGGATCAGAACTGAAGCCTTTTGGATGAGAGAATGGAAAACAGCCCAGTTCTTTCTCCACAATGTGACCTTTAACACCAGCTGCaggtcaaattattattatattattataaagCTGAACTAAATGTCTCAACACAACTACGGTCTACGTCTCTCTGCCGACTTTGAGATAAACGGTTCTACTTACTCTGAGACTCTTTTCACCGTTTGTCCATCTATCTTCAGTAGTTTCATGGTAAATATGCTGTGGCTATAACACAAAAAAGAGCTGATTAACAccaagaaataaattaaataaagagatttatttCACCTTCTGCTGGATGACTGGTTGGCTTTAGTTGCTGCGGCGCTTCggtttttatttccaaactggAGAACTTTGAAGGCTTCGCTCAGATTCTGGATGTTGATCCACCGCAGGTCTGGAACAAATTATTTAATCCTTTATGCAGGATTGTCGCCTCAGATATCTCGTTCTgaacgttttgtttgtttttcacacctTTAACATAAGCATTTCCAGCTCCGTCGTCACAAACACGAAGAGACGGCCGTTTCTTCGCCGCCTGGAGCAGATCGTACACGCACTCGTTGTAGATTTCAAAGTAAGTCACCCATAAAGCAAACAGATCGCAGCTTTCCTCTGCTGGGCTGCTGGCCGGCACTGAAGGAACAagaacatttttacaaagcAGTCAAGTTTGGTGAAGTTCAGCATTTCAGTAAATAAACCAGCATCTCTTTGGGCCACGGCGAGAACTGAGAAAAGGACGGAACGTTCTCTCAACGGTTCTAAGAACGTCGACGAGCGGTCCGATAGTTACACGGGTCAGCTGAGAGACTAAGAACAGTGATCCTCGAGGAACACCATCCTTCGTCGTCTGCAGAaccaggtgtgtcagagcaggAAACGACTCGAACATGGAGGACggtgttcctcaaggaccagggcTGGGACTCACTGATTTGGACCGTGTAAAGACGGGGCGTCTCGCCGGTCCAGACCTCGTTTCGGGATCAGAGGCCGGTGGATTTGGACCTCCAAGGCAGCTGCTGGATGAGGACCGGACCGACCTGCAACGGGTCTCGTGGTTCATGTAGCGTCTGGTTCTCGACCTCGATCAAGAACCCCCCACAGATGTCTCCAAACATCTGCGGGGGGTTCTCGA includes the following:
- the zgc:56231 gene encoding kinesin-like protein KIF20A isoform X2, with the protein product MSSVFDPKEDSVLTGGPCSPALQQAEQRMMQIYLRVRPFSKEELDNDEDQGCVEIDDSQTVTLNAPKGSATMKSSEKGVGPSIHRFSFSKVFGPRTTQAELFEDTLKSHVSDFLAGRNALIFSYGVTNAGKTFTIQGTTREPGILPLALEATFDYIRGRLYDGMDLKPFLRNAAQSLDPDQVKQERAAKAAIFASVREDCDHQRSSSESQMSSDSVLSASSSSSHDQTVPASSPAEESCDLFALWVTYFEIYNECVYDLLQAAKKRPSLRVCDDGAGNAYVKDLRWINIQNLSEAFKVLQFGNKNRSAAATKANQSSSRSHSIFTMKLLKIDGQTVKRVSEFSLCDLAGSERCHKAKTFGERLKEAGNINNSLLILGKCITALRSHQTADRTKNGYVPFRESKLTKLFQAFFCGRGGASMIVNINQCASTYDETLHVMKFSAIAKQVVQVIPDKHLESLNPSLFGRDGKPLLRNGLIDNKMLESYLSEEELLDEDEADVSLLPQSELLNMIENLRTKLLAERRRNLVQEMEIRKEMGDAMLQQILESEELHNRQIEELKENHAEKLENTFEMYKDAIKEHAYQCAMNNLEDNYVPLDEFTAEQKKVESLEHKVSELEGLLSRSRGVPVVPTVDRSYQTEPSADVKAENDRLKRLHKEKCVLERICEDKQQLVLSLEKRLAEVNETLRDVRDAFLEKSAQLEDLQKELNDQSLWRTSCSRRTRRSPP